In Marivivens aquimaris, one genomic interval encodes:
- a CDS encoding PaaI family thioesterase produces MTDSAQDRKTKMASQFIGALPHAKALGLTMTEIGDGRAVIEMPYDEQLIGDPETGVVHGGAVSALMDTCCGAAVMVHPSSPGGTATLGLRIDYMRPATPGQTITAWAECYHVTRSVAFVRATAMDDDGERPVATATGTFTVERPRKAE; encoded by the coding sequence ATGACCGACTCTGCACAGGACCGGAAAACCAAGATGGCGAGCCAGTTCATCGGCGCGCTTCCCCATGCCAAGGCGCTGGGGCTGACCATGACGGAAATCGGTGACGGACGCGCCGTGATCGAGATGCCGTATGACGAGCAGCTCATCGGTGATCCCGAGACGGGCGTCGTGCATGGCGGTGCGGTTTCGGCCTTGATGGACACCTGCTGCGGCGCGGCGGTGATGGTGCATCCGTCGTCTCCCGGCGGGACGGCGACGCTGGGTCTGCGCATCGACTATATGCGCCCCGCCACCCCCGGTCAGACGATCACCGCATGGGCCGAATGCTATCACGTGACACGTAGCGTGGCGTTCGTCCGCGCGACCGCGATGGATGATGACGGTGAACGCCCCGTGGCGACCGCGACCGGCACCTTTACCGTCGAACGTCCGAGAAAGGCCGAATGA
- a CDS encoding sulfotransferase family 2 domain-containing protein, with protein MIISRGRRYIFVHIPKTGGTAMALALEQRAKADDILIGDTPKALKRKRRLKELTPSGRLWKHSTLADIDGVVAPKELDGMFIFTLVRNPWDRMVSYYHWLRKQTFDHPAVIAAKAVGFEAFLHRPEIQASIAANPYSKYVTDATGREQCSACLRLENLAEDMAPLTAHLGFTPDVPIANTSPRNPDWRPYYSDDTAAIIARICAADAQNFGYNFDGIGA; from the coding sequence ATGATTATCTCGCGCGGGCGCCGCTATATCTTTGTCCACATTCCCAAGACGGGTGGCACCGCGATGGCGCTGGCGTTGGAGCAGCGAGCCAAGGCGGACGACATCCTGATCGGTGACACACCCAAGGCGCTGAAGCGCAAACGCCGGCTGAAGGAACTGACACCTTCGGGACGGCTGTGGAAGCACTCTACGCTTGCGGATATCGACGGTGTCGTTGCGCCGAAAGAGCTGGACGGGATGTTCATCTTTACCCTCGTACGCAATCCGTGGGACCGGATGGTGAGCTATTACCACTGGCTACGGAAGCAGACGTTCGACCATCCTGCGGTCATTGCGGCAAAGGCGGTGGGCTTCGAAGCGTTCCTGCACCGGCCCGAAATCCAAGCCTCCATCGCGGCAAATCCCTACAGTAAATACGTGACGGATGCGACGGGGCGGGAGCAGTGTTCGGCCTGTCTGAGGTTGGAGAACCTCGCCGAGGATATGGCGCCGCTGACGGCTCATCTGGGCTTCACGCCTGACGTTCCCATCGCCAACACATCGCCCCGAAATCCGGATTGGCGACCGTATTATTCCGACGACACGGCTGCAATCATCGCGCGAATCTGTGCGGCAGATGCCCAAAACTTTGGCTACAACTTTGACGGCATTGGTGCGTAA
- a CDS encoding MerR family transcriptional regulator codes for MTESRLSFKEMCAKFDVTPRTLRYYEYIELLSPEKDGRSRFYGPKEVARMTLILRGRKFGFALEDIRQWLLIYEKEGTSAQMRVWVEMADRQLAELAEQKIQLEETINELEALRNETAASLS; via the coding sequence ATGACCGAAAGCCGCCTTTCATTCAAAGAGATGTGCGCCAAGTTCGACGTGACGCCGCGCACGCTTCGCTACTACGAGTACATTGAATTGCTGTCGCCCGAGAAGGACGGCCGCTCGCGGTTCTATGGCCCGAAGGAAGTCGCGCGGATGACGCTCATCCTGCGTGGACGCAAGTTCGGCTTTGCCCTCGAAGACATCCGCCAGTGGCTGCTTATCTATGAAAAAGAAGGCACTTCGGCGCAGATGCGTGTCTGGGTCGAGATGGCAGACCGACAGTTGGCAGAACTGGCCGAGCAGAAAATCCAGCTCGAAGAAACCATCAACGAGCTCGAAGCCCTGCGGAACGAGACGGCTGCCAGCCTTTCTTGA
- a CDS encoding PaaI family thioesterase, with translation MRKPEPVQIVKQRRDAALERLVGGVPYIRFLGIKFDRRGDELTAIMPFDDKLIGNPMLPALHGGATAAFLETTAIVELAWAMLWEDMENTEGQDFEPQLFTPRLPKTIDFSVDYLRSGLPRDAYARARVNRSGRRYASVHVEGWQDNRSRMFAQATGHFLMPSRDE, from the coding sequence ATGCGCAAGCCCGAACCAGTCCAGATCGTCAAACAGCGCCGCGATGCCGCGCTCGAACGGCTCGTCGGCGGTGTGCCTTACATCCGCTTTCTAGGGATCAAGTTCGACCGCCGCGGCGACGAGCTGACCGCGATCATGCCGTTCGACGACAAGCTGATCGGCAACCCGATGTTGCCCGCGCTGCATGGAGGTGCAACGGCGGCTTTCCTTGAGACCACAGCGATTGTCGAGCTTGCTTGGGCGATGCTTTGGGAAGACATGGAAAACACGGAAGGGCAGGATTTCGAGCCGCAGCTCTTCACACCGCGCCTGCCGAAGACCATCGACTTTTCGGTCGACTATCTGCGTTCAGGTCTGCCGCGTGACGCCTATGCTCGTGCCCGCGTGAACCGCTCGGGTCGCCGCTATGCCTCCGTCCATGTCGAGGGGTGGCAGGATAACCGGTCCCGCATGTTCGCACAGGCGACGGGCCATTTCCTGATGCCGTCCCGCGATGAGTGA
- a CDS encoding acetyl-CoA C-acetyltransferase: protein MTEAYIYDAVRTPRGKGRKDGALHEVTSVRLSSQVLNALQERNGLEGHAVEDVIWGNVTQVAEQGGCLARTAVLASNLDQSIPGLAINRFCASGMEAVNLAANQIKGGAGEAYIAGGVEMMGRVAMGSDGAAIAVDPSVAMDTYFVPQGISADIIATEYGFSRDDADALAVESQRRAKAAWDDNRFAKSVITVRDQNGIAILDHDEYMRPGTDMQALGSLKASFKEMGEVMPGFDKVALMKYPHLERINHIHHAGNSSGIVDGSAGVLIGNKEFGEKWGLKPRARIRATAKIGTDPTIMLTGPVPVTEKILKDSGMSINDIDLFEVNEAFASVVLRFMQAFDVDDSKVNVNGGSIAMGHPLGATGAIIIGTLLDELERSGKGTGLATLCIASGMGAATIIERI from the coding sequence ATGACCGAAGCCTATATTTATGACGCTGTTCGCACGCCGCGCGGCAAGGGCCGCAAGGATGGCGCGCTACACGAGGTGACCAGCGTCCGTCTGTCGTCGCAGGTGCTCAACGCGCTTCAGGAACGCAACGGCCTCGAAGGTCACGCGGTGGAAGACGTGATCTGGGGCAATGTCACCCAAGTCGCCGAACAGGGCGGCTGTCTGGCCCGTACTGCTGTTCTGGCGTCGAACCTTGATCAATCCATTCCGGGTCTGGCGATCAACCGTTTCTGCGCCTCGGGCATGGAAGCCGTGAACCTCGCTGCCAACCAGATCAAAGGCGGCGCAGGCGAAGCTTATATCGCGGGCGGTGTCGAGATGATGGGCCGCGTGGCCATGGGGTCGGACGGTGCAGCGATTGCTGTCGATCCGAGCGTTGCGATGGACACCTATTTCGTGCCGCAGGGCATCTCGGCCGATATTATCGCGACCGAGTACGGTTTCAGCCGTGACGACGCCGATGCGCTAGCCGTTGAATCCCAGCGCCGCGCGAAGGCCGCTTGGGATGACAACCGCTTTGCCAAGTCGGTCATCACGGTCCGCGACCAGAACGGCATCGCGATCCTTGATCATGATGAATACATGCGCCCTGGCACCGATATGCAAGCGCTCGGATCGCTCAAAGCGTCGTTCAAGGAAATGGGCGAAGTGATGCCCGGCTTCGATAAGGTCGCGCTGATGAAGTACCCGCACCTTGAACGCATCAATCACATCCACCACGCGGGCAACTCGTCGGGCATCGTGGATGGCTCCGCAGGTGTTCTGATCGGCAACAAGGAATTCGGTGAAAAGTGGGGCCTGAAGCCTCGCGCCCGCATCCGTGCCACAGCCAAGATCGGCACCGACCCGACCATCATGCTGACGGGTCCGGTTCCGGTGACCGAAAAGATCCTCAAGGACAGCGGTATGTCGATCAACGACATCGACCTGTTCGAAGTGAACGAAGCCTTCGCATCGGTCGTTCTGCGCTTCATGCAGGCGTTCGACGTCGATGACAGCAAAGTCAACGTCAACGGCGGCTCGATCGCGATGGGTCACCCGCTGGGCGCGACCGGCGCGATCATCATCGGCACCCTGCTGGACGAGCTGGAGCGCTCGGGCAAGGGCACTGGCCTTGCGACCCTGTGCATCGCGTCCGGCATGGGCGCGGCTACCATTATCGAGCGTATCTGA
- a CDS encoding Hint domain-containing protein → MFAWNDETWGIAANVNGQSLTLPEIGHGFMTGSTIATPNGWRFVEALSVGDEVMTFDGGAQRIVDIRRHYIYTHESHDQIEYWPIHVPTGALSNLKDMMLLPNQAVMIESDAAEEVYGDPFALVPAASLEGLRKIARVKPSPRVEVISLSCARDQILFTNGNTLCLCRKSRDMMDELFGRDQSYRILPMDQAELLVDLMEIDDGLIASGQGHLRA, encoded by the coding sequence ATGTTCGCCTGGAATGACGAGACGTGGGGCATTGCCGCCAACGTTAATGGTCAATCCCTTACCCTCCCGGAGATCGGTCATGGATTTATGACCGGCTCCACCATCGCTACGCCTAACGGCTGGCGCTTTGTCGAAGCACTCTCGGTGGGAGACGAGGTGATGACCTTCGACGGCGGTGCGCAGCGGATCGTCGATATCCGCCGCCACTATATTTACACTCACGAGAGCCACGACCAGATCGAATACTGGCCGATCCACGTGCCGACAGGCGCGCTTTCGAACCTCAAAGACATGATGCTGCTGCCCAACCAGGCGGTGATGATCGAAAGCGATGCCGCAGAGGAAGTCTACGGCGATCCTTTCGCTCTCGTTCCTGCTGCCTCGCTCGAAGGTCTGCGCAAGATCGCTCGCGTCAAACCGAGCCCGCGCGTGGAGGTCATTTCACTCTCCTGCGCGCGTGACCAGATCCTTTTCACCAACGGCAACACCCTGTGCCTCTGCCGTAAGAGCCGTGACATGATGGACGAGCTGTTCGGACGCGATCAGAGCTACCGCATCCTGCCGATGGATCAGGCCGAACTGCTCGTCGATCTGATGGAAATCGATGACGGTCTTATCGCAAGCGGCCAAGGCCACCTGCGCGCCTGA
- a CDS encoding MerR family transcriptional regulator — protein MTEEILSIREMCEAFDVTPRTLRFYEAKELLFPIREGQKRLFTRRDRARLKLILRGKRFGFSLEEIRQLLDLYELDDQQETQLERTYEVAKRHLAEMESQKAELETAIEDLKQQIEWGREHLAKLKGGEAA, from the coding sequence ATGACTGAAGAGATCTTATCGATCCGTGAGATGTGCGAGGCGTTCGACGTCACTCCGCGCACCCTGCGGTTCTACGAAGCAAAGGAGCTGCTGTTCCCGATCCGCGAAGGCCAGAAACGCCTGTTTACCCGCCGAGACCGCGCCCGCCTGAAACTCATTCTGCGTGGCAAGCGTTTCGGTTTCTCTCTCGAAGAGATCCGGCAACTTCTGGACCTGTACGAACTGGACGACCAGCAGGAGACGCAGCTCGAACGGACATACGAGGTGGCCAAGCGTCATCTTGCGGAAATGGAATCCCAGAAGGCTGAGCTCGAAACAGCCATCGAGGATTTGAAACAACAGATCGAGTGGGGCCGCGAACATCTGGCCAAACTCAAAGGGGGGGAGGCAGCGTAA
- a CDS encoding AMP-binding protein encodes MGWMADETGLDKREANYVPLTPLSHLTRAKRVFADRDALVYGHHRYTYAQMHERVTRLASALVKAGIKPGDVVATILPNVPAHVEATWAVPATGGVLNTINIRLDVDTIAYIFDHGEAKIILCDSQFIPVCMEAIDRMEGTAPLVIEVPDDVAGVPHLGNQMDYEDFLKTGDPDFQWIMPEDEWESIALNYTSGTTGRPKGVVYHHRGAYLITMATPISWRMTLYPRYLTIVPLFHCNNWCHVWMIPALGGAVVCCRDVTAKAIYNAIADEGVTHFGGAPIVLNLIVNAKAEDRREFDHTVEVFTAGAPPAAATLAAVGKLGFNITQVYGLTETYGPATECTWDPAWEALPADEQAAIKARQGVSMPMNEHITVVDENVQQIPMDATTQGEIVMRGNSVMKGYYKNPEATEKAFRGGYFHSEDLAIQHPNGYMQIADRAKDIIISGGENISSVEVEGALMHHPAVNLCAVVAMPDEKWGEVPCAFVELKEGAEATDADLIAHVRSRLAGFKTPKKVLFEELPKTSTGKIQKFELRAKARAMVESA; translated from the coding sequence ATGGGCTGGATGGCCGATGAAACAGGTTTGGACAAACGCGAAGCGAACTATGTACCGCTCACGCCTCTCAGCCATCTGACCCGCGCCAAGCGGGTATTCGCGGACCGTGATGCGCTCGTCTACGGCCACCATCGCTACACCTACGCCCAGATGCACGAGCGGGTCACGCGACTTGCCTCTGCGCTGGTCAAGGCCGGCATCAAACCCGGTGATGTAGTCGCCACCATCCTGCCGAACGTCCCCGCCCACGTCGAAGCGACATGGGCTGTCCCCGCAACGGGCGGCGTGCTCAACACGATCAACATCCGCCTCGACGTCGATACCATCGCTTACATCTTCGATCATGGCGAAGCGAAGATCATCCTTTGTGACAGCCAGTTTATTCCGGTCTGCATGGAAGCCATCGACCGCATGGAGGGCACCGCCCCGCTCGTGATCGAAGTGCCCGATGACGTCGCTGGCGTGCCGCACCTCGGCAACCAGATGGACTACGAGGATTTCCTGAAAACCGGCGATCCCGATTTCCAGTGGATCATGCCAGAGGACGAGTGGGAAAGCATCGCGCTTAACTACACCTCCGGCACCACGGGCCGCCCCAAAGGCGTCGTCTACCATCACCGCGGCGCGTACCTCATCACGATGGCCACGCCGATTTCATGGCGCATGACGCTCTACCCGCGCTACCTGACCATTGTGCCGCTTTTCCACTGCAACAACTGGTGCCACGTCTGGATGATCCCTGCCCTCGGCGGCGCGGTCGTCTGCTGCCGCGATGTGACGGCAAAGGCGATCTACAATGCCATCGCGGATGAGGGCGTCACGCACTTTGGCGGCGCGCCCATCGTTCTGAACTTGATCGTCAACGCCAAAGCCGAAGACCGCCGCGAATTCGACCACACGGTCGAGGTGTTCACCGCAGGCGCACCGCCCGCTGCCGCCACGCTCGCCGCTGTCGGAAAGCTCGGGTTCAATATCACGCAGGTCTACGGCCTCACCGAAACCTACGGCCCCGCCACCGAATGCACTTGGGACCCGGCATGGGAGGCCCTGCCAGCCGACGAACAGGCCGCGATCAAGGCCCGTCAGGGTGTTTCCATGCCGATGAACGAACACATCACCGTGGTCGACGAAAACGTGCAGCAGATCCCGATGGACGCCACCACGCAGGGCGAGATCGTAATGCGCGGCAACTCGGTGATGAAGGGCTACTACAAGAACCCCGAAGCGACCGAGAAAGCCTTCCGCGGCGGGTACTTCCATTCCGAAGACCTCGCGATCCAGCACCCCAACGGCTACATGCAGATCGCGGACCGCGCCAAGGACATCATCATTTCTGGCGGCGAGAATATCTCGTCGGTCGAGGTCGAAGGCGCGCTGATGCATCACCCAGCCGTCAACCTTTGCGCCGTGGTCGCAATGCCTGATGAAAAGTGGGGCGAAGTGCCCTGCGCTTTCGTCGAACTCAAAGAAGGGGCCGAGGCGACTGACGCCGACCTCATCGCGCACGTCCGTTCCCGCCTGGCGGGCTTCAAGACCCCGAAAAAGGTGCTGTTCGAGGAGCTTCCCAAGACCTCGACCGGCAAAATCCAGAAGTTCGAACTGCGCGCCAAGGCTCGCGCAATGGTAGAGTCTGCTTAA
- a CDS encoding 3-hydroxyacyl-CoA dehydrogenase NAD-binding domain-containing protein: protein MNEFTMSVDGDGVAVITWDVPNKSMNVMSLDGWDEFEGLLDAALADEAVKGIVLTSGKDTFAGGMDLNVIAKMKEMAGDDPAKGLFDGIMRIHAIMRKMELAGMDPKTKKGGKPIAAALPGTALGIGLELPLSTHRIFAADNPKAKIGLPEIKVGIFPGAGGTTRLSRKLGAMGASPILLEGKLSDPKKAKSMGIVDEVVPADELIAKAKEWVLNAKDADLVKPWDAKGYKMPGGAPYHPAGFMTFVGASAMVNGNTQGVYPAAKALLSAVYEGALVPFDTAIKIEARWFTNILMNPSSGNMIRSLFINKEALEKGANRPAVDDQKVKKVGVLGAGMMGAGIAYVSANAGIEVVLIDRDQEAADKGKSYAEGILDKGMSRKKVTAEKKEEVLGRINATSDLDALKGCDLIVEAVFEDPKIKGEMTQKVEAIVGDDCIFATNTSTLPITMLAKASSRPEQFIGIHFFSPVDKMLLVEIIKGKETGDRATAKALDYVRQIRKTPIVVNDARFFYANRCIIPYINEGIRMVKEGVEPALIENAAKLMGMPLGPLQLVDETSIDLGVKIAKATRAAMGDDYPDGEVDEVLFWMADQNRLGRKSGSGFYGYDEKGKRTGLWDGLEAKYPVAEEQPDLIEVQHRLMFVQTLEAVRALEEGVLMDIREGDVGAILGWGYAPWSGGPFSWLDMLGSPYAAERCDQLAETYGPRFACPQLLRDMAEKDQTFYGNAAKAQAA, encoded by the coding sequence ATGAACGAATTTACGATGTCCGTAGACGGTGATGGCGTTGCCGTCATTACGTGGGACGTGCCCAACAAATCGATGAACGTCATGTCGCTGGACGGCTGGGACGAATTCGAAGGGCTGCTCGACGCCGCACTGGCTGACGAGGCGGTCAAGGGGATCGTCCTGACCTCGGGCAAAGACACCTTTGCGGGCGGCATGGACCTCAACGTCATCGCCAAGATGAAGGAAATGGCGGGCGACGATCCGGCCAAGGGCCTGTTCGACGGTATCATGCGCATCCACGCCATCATGCGCAAAATGGAACTGGCGGGCATGGACCCGAAGACCAAGAAAGGCGGCAAGCCGATTGCAGCCGCCCTGCCCGGCACCGCGCTCGGCATCGGTCTCGAACTGCCGCTCTCCACTCACCGCATTTTTGCCGCCGACAACCCGAAGGCCAAGATCGGCCTGCCGGAAATCAAGGTCGGCATCTTCCCGGGCGCTGGCGGCACCACACGTCTGTCACGCAAGCTGGGCGCCATGGGTGCCTCGCCGATCCTGCTTGAAGGCAAGCTGAGCGATCCGAAGAAAGCCAAGTCGATGGGTATCGTCGACGAGGTAGTCCCCGCTGACGAACTGATCGCCAAGGCGAAGGAATGGGTTCTGAACGCCAAGGACGCCGATCTGGTCAAACCGTGGGATGCCAAGGGCTACAAAATGCCCGGCGGCGCGCCCTACCACCCCGCTGGTTTCATGACCTTTGTCGGTGCCTCCGCGATGGTCAACGGCAACACCCAAGGCGTCTACCCTGCTGCCAAGGCGCTGCTCTCGGCGGTCTACGAAGGCGCGCTGGTGCCGTTCGACACCGCGATCAAGATCGAAGCCCGCTGGTTCACCAACATCCTGATGAACCCATCGTCGGGCAACATGATCCGCAGCCTCTTCATCAACAAAGAGGCGCTGGAGAAAGGTGCGAACCGTCCCGCCGTCGACGACCAGAAGGTCAAGAAAGTCGGCGTTCTGGGCGCGGGCATGATGGGTGCGGGCATCGCCTACGTCTCGGCTAACGCGGGTATCGAGGTCGTGCTGATCGACCGCGATCAGGAAGCCGCCGACAAGGGCAAATCCTACGCCGAAGGCATCCTCGACAAGGGCATGAGCCGCAAGAAGGTCACCGCCGAGAAGAAAGAGGAAGTGCTGGGCCGCATTAACGCGACCTCCGACCTCGACGCTCTCAAGGGCTGTGACCTGATCGTCGAAGCCGTGTTCGAAGACCCGAAGATCAAGGGCGAGATGACCCAGAAGGTCGAAGCCATCGTCGGTGATGACTGCATCTTCGCGACCAACACCTCGACCCTGCCGATCACCATGCTCGCCAAGGCATCGAGCCGTCCCGAGCAGTTCATCGGCATCCACTTCTTCAGCCCCGTCGACAAGATGCTGCTGGTTGAGATCATCAAGGGCAAGGAAACCGGCGACCGCGCAACGGCCAAAGCGCTCGACTACGTGCGCCAGATCCGCAAGACCCCGATCGTGGTCAATGACGCGCGCTTCTTCTACGCGAACCGCTGCATCATTCCCTACATCAATGAAGGCATCCGCATGGTGAAGGAAGGCGTCGAGCCCGCCCTCATCGAAAACGCTGCCAAGCTGATGGGGATGCCGCTCGGCCCGCTTCAGCTGGTGGATGAGACCTCCATCGACCTCGGCGTGAAAATCGCCAAGGCGACCCGCGCTGCGATGGGTGACGACTACCCCGACGGCGAAGTGGACGAGGTGCTGTTCTGGATGGCCGATCAGAACCGTCTGGGCCGCAAGTCCGGTTCGGGCTTCTACGGCTACGATGAAAAGGGCAAGCGCACCGGTCTTTGGGATGGCCTTGAGGCCAAGTACCCTGTCGCCGAAGAGCAGCCCGATCTGATCGAAGTGCAGCACCGCCTGATGTTCGTCCAGACCCTCGAAGCTGTTCGCGCCCTCGAAGAAGGCGTGCTGATGGACATCCGCGAAGGCGACGTCGGCGCGATCCTCGGCTGGGGTTATGCTCCGTGGTCGGGCGGTCCGTTCTCGTGGCTGGACATGCTGGGCTCGCCCTACGCGGCAGAGCGCTGCGACCAGCTGGCCGAGACCTATGGCCCCCGCTTCGCCTGCCCGCAGCTACTGCGTGATATGGCCGAGAAGGATCAGACCTTCTACGGCAACGCAGCTAAAGCCCAAGCGGCATAA
- a CDS encoding acyl-CoA dehydrogenase C-terminal domain-containing protein, with translation MPSFTAPTKDIQFVLHDLLKASEQDTPGYDELDRDFTAAVLEEAGKLASEVLAPLNVIGDQQGVTLENGVVRTPEGFKEAFEQIKEGGWTALDCDPEYGGQGLPYLMNTAVQEPFVSANMAFNMYQGLTHGAYSAIHAHGSDEQKAKFLPKMVTCEWTGTMNLTEPHCGTDLGLMRTKAEPQDDGSYKVTGQKIFISAGDHDMADNIIHLVLAKIPGGPEGIKGVSLFIVPKFMVNEDGSLGDRNAVSVGKIEEKMGIHGNATCVMNYDGATGYLLGEAHKGMRAMFTMMNEARLGVGLQGYAQAEIAYQNAVAYAKDRLQGRAVTGAENPEGPADPLIVHPDIRRNLMDQKSFVEGARALTYWGAMLIDKAHRSGDADALGLVSLLTPVIKGFQTDKGFEMASQAQQVYGGHGYIEEWGMSQYARDARITMIYEGANGIQALDLVGRKLAQDGGKHVMAFFEMIKAECKAHEDERMKPFTDALKVASKQLQAAGMYFMQNGMKNPNNALAGSYDFMTMMGHVCLGLMWTRMAAASYAALDGGASDTAFYETKIATGKYYMARHLPACAMHLSRIESGAEPVMALSADHF, from the coding sequence ATGCCCAGCTTTACCGCACCGACCAAGGACATCCAGTTTGTACTGCATGATCTGCTCAAGGCATCGGAGCAAGACACCCCCGGATACGACGAGCTGGATCGCGATTTCACAGCGGCCGTCCTCGAAGAAGCAGGCAAACTCGCTTCCGAGGTTCTGGCACCGCTGAACGTCATCGGCGACCAGCAAGGCGTGACGCTGGAAAACGGCGTCGTCCGCACCCCCGAAGGCTTCAAAGAGGCTTTCGAACAGATCAAGGAAGGCGGTTGGACCGCGCTGGATTGCGATCCGGAATATGGCGGCCAAGGCCTTCCCTATCTGATGAACACCGCCGTTCAGGAACCGTTCGTGTCGGCCAACATGGCCTTCAACATGTATCAGGGCCTGACCCACGGCGCCTACTCTGCCATCCATGCCCACGGCTCGGATGAACAGAAGGCGAAATTCCTGCCCAAGATGGTCACCTGCGAATGGACCGGCACCATGAACCTGACCGAGCCGCACTGCGGCACGGATCTGGGTCTGATGCGCACCAAGGCAGAACCGCAGGATGACGGCAGCTACAAAGTCACTGGCCAGAAGATCTTCATCTCTGCCGGCGACCACGACATGGCCGACAACATCATCCACCTCGTTCTCGCCAAGATCCCCGGCGGCCCCGAGGGCATCAAGGGCGTGTCGCTCTTCATCGTGCCCAAGTTCATGGTCAATGAGGACGGCTCACTCGGTGATCGCAACGCGGTATCGGTCGGCAAGATCGAAGAGAAAATGGGCATCCACGGCAACGCCACCTGCGTGATGAACTACGACGGTGCGACCGGCTACCTTCTGGGCGAGGCCCACAAGGGTATGCGTGCCATGTTCACCATGATGAACGAAGCCCGTCTGGGCGTCGGTCTGCAGGGCTACGCACAGGCCGAAATCGCATACCAGAACGCGGTTGCCTACGCCAAGGACCGCCTTCAGGGCCGTGCCGTCACCGGCGCAGAGAACCCCGAAGGTCCGGCTGATCCGCTGATCGTCCACCCCGACATCCGCCGCAACCTGATGGACCAGAAGTCCTTCGTCGAAGGCGCGCGCGCACTGACCTACTGGGGCGCCATGCTGATCGACAAAGCGCACCGCTCGGGTGACGCGGACGCTCTGGGCCTCGTGTCGCTGCTGACGCCGGTCATCAAGGGCTTCCAGACCGACAAAGGCTTTGAAATGGCGAGCCAGGCCCAGCAGGTCTACGGCGGACACGGCTACATCGAGGAATGGGGCATGTCCCAATACGCCCGCGATGCCCGTATCACCATGATCTACGAAGGCGCGAACGGCATTCAGGCCCTTGATCTCGTCGGCCGCAAGCTGGCGCAGGACGGCGGCAAGCACGTCATGGCGTTCTTCGAAATGATCAAAGCCGAGTGCAAAGCCCACGAGGACGAACGCATGAAGCCGTTCACCGATGCGCTCAAAGTCGCATCGAAACAGCTTCAGGCAGCGGGCATGTACTTCATGCAGAACGGCATGAAGAACCCGAACAATGCACTCGCCGGCTCGTACGACTTTATGACCATGATGGGCCATGTTTGCCTCGGCCTGATGTGGACCCGTATGGCGGCTGCCTCCTATGCAGCGCTCGACGGCGGCGCATCGGACACCGCTTTCTACGAGACCAAGATCGCGACCGGCAAATACTACATGGCACGCCACCTGCCCGCCTGCGCGATGCACCTTTCGCGCATCGAAAGCGGTGCAGAGCCTGTCATGGCATTGTCCGCAGACCACTTCTAA